The DNA window TACGCGGCGGTAGCCGAGCCCCAGCGACAGCAACGTCGCGCCCACCATGACCGCGCCGACCGTGAGCCGCGTCGGCGGCGCGAAGAGCGGGTCGACGGCGGCGGACGCGGCGGTCGAGTCGGCGACGAACAGTCCGACGACCCACTCGGCGACTAGCCGGTACTCCCCGGGATGACTCACCAACGGAACCGCCATCGGGAGCCCGCCGCGGACGACGAGCGTCAGCGCCCGTTCGGCCGAGGTCGGGAGGTGGTCGACGCCGGCGACCGCGAGCGCGGCCACGTCGCCCTGTCCCCAGTGGAGCCACGTGAGCCCGACGAACCCGACGAACGCGGCGACGGGCGCGAGAAAGAACGCGACGACGACCGCGCCGCCGAGGACCGCGTAGACGACCGAGACGGCCGCCACCGACCGCCGGAGCGACACGCCGCCCGCCGCTCCTTCCCCGACGGCCGCCCGCAGCGGCACGAGGTGGTCGACCGCGCCGTGGGCCATCCCGACGACAAGCGTGCCGAGCGCGAAGGCGGCGACGCCGACCTCGACCGGAAACAGGGGGGTGACGGCCCCGAGCGGGAGCAGCACCGCCAGCGCGACCGCTGGGTATCGCGCGAACCAGCGGTCGACGAGGGATCGAGCGGTGCGGCCGTCGCTTCGGGAGTCGGTTGGGGCGTCGGCCACGGAGTCGGTCGTGTCGAGACCGGTCATCGACCGGAGTCGAGATCGGCGGGATCGACGCCCGTATCGGTCGGTTCAAGCGGTTCGAGCGGGTCGAGCGGTTCGGCGGGTTCGAGCGGGTCGATCGATTCGGTCGGTTCGAGCGGGTCGATCGCTCCAAGGGTGCGATCGATCGCGTCGCCGTGGCGCTCTCGCGCGGCCGCGATCCGGCGGTCGTTCCGGTCGAGCACCCACTCGAACAGGACGAGCCCGTTCGCGGCCATCAGCCCGGCGGCGACGAAGAAGCACGCCTCCTCGATCGGGAGCCCGAGGACGGCCACGCCGGTGGTGAACTCCGGGGCGATCCGCCACGTTCCCAATCCGATCGCGACCCGGTCGGCGACCCAGAGGTACGCCGCCGGGAGGAACGTCGCCGCGAGCCACGGCCGGGGCGCGCGGGCGAGGCGGCCGCCGCCGACCGCCCACTGGAGCGCGATCACGGGCCCGACCCACGCGAGGAGCCCGCCGAGATAGAGGAACGACGCGTCGAGCGAGACGAGCCACAGGCCGACGACGAGCGCGGCGACCCCGACGAGGACGCCCGCGACCCGCGGACGACGGTCGAGGTCGCCCTCGCGATAGGTCGGATCGAAGCCGATCCGGTGGAGCGCGAACGCGACGAGAAGCGTCTGGATCGTAAAGAAGAGGTACTCCCCGAGCGGGATCGACAGCGCCCGGACGAGCACCGCGCCGTCGGCGTACGACCACGCCCCGCGGCGGATCATGTAGGCGATCCACGGCGTCGTGTACGCGTACGCGATGCCGACGAGCACCGCGATCCCCGCTGCCGCACGGCGGCGACTCCCCGAGTACCGCGGCGCGAGCGCCCACAGCGCCGCGAGCGCGGGGAGACTGAAGACGAGGTGGAACTGCAGATACGTCGGCGTGGGGATCACGGGACCACCCGACCGGAAACGAGCATGGAGGATCCTCCGGGGCGATCCTAATCAAGCATGGGTCCCGATTATCGAAACGACGAGACTCACTCCGATTCCGGCACTCACTCCGATTCCGACAACACGCCGTGTCCCTCCAGTACCTTCCCGAGCCGGTACATCGAGGCGACCACCGCGTCACACGCCGGCCTGACCGCCGGCTTCGGAACGAACCCGACCGAGAGCCCCGCGACCTCGAGCATCGGGAGGTCGTTCGCGCCGTCGCCGACCGCGACCGTGGACGCCATCGGAACGCCGAGATCCGCGGCCAGATCCTCCAGCGCGTCGTCCTTCGTCCCCTCGATGAGGGGGCCCTCGGCCTCGCCGGTGAGTTTCCCGTCCGCCATCGGCAGCCGGTTGGCGAGTATCGTGTCCACCTCGACGCCCTCGCGCTCGAGCGCGCGCTCGACGCCGCGCTCGAAGCCGCCGGTGAGCACCGCGACGTGGTGGCCGTCGGCCCGCAGGCGGGCGATCAGCCGCGCCGCGCCCGGCCGGATCCGGACCGCGTCGAACGCCTCGCTCGCGGCGGCCTCGTCGAGCCCGCCGAGCAGCTCCGCCCGGCTGTAGAGGCTCTCCGCGTAGCTGATCTCGTCGTTCATCGCCCGCTCCGTGATCTCGGCGACCTCGTCGGCGACGCCCGCCCGTTCGGCGAGCAGCACCGTCATCTCTGAGTCGGAGAGCGTGCCGTCGAAGTCGAACGCGACCAGGCTCATGTCCACCGTTGGTCCGGCAGGGGTCTTTAAGCGCCTGATCGGCGGCCGAAGCGGAATCCGATCGACGCCGCTCGCCTCCGGTGGGCTTTTGGCCGGCCCGGACGTTCCCGTCCACATGACCCGCGCCGAGATCGACGTCGACGACCTCCTGAAGATCGTTCTCGGACTCGCCGTCGTGTGGCTTCTCCTGGAGATCCTCGGAACGGTGCTGGACCTGACGTTCGCGCTGCTCGACGCCCTCCCGACGCTGATCGTCGTCGTCATCGTCGTCCTGATCGCCTTACGGCTCGCCGACCGCATCTGACCGGTCCGAGCCAGTGTTCAGCCTCAACGTCCCGCTCCCGCCCGCAGTGGGGCGTCTCGCCGACGATCTCCAGCCGAAACTGTCGGGGTTCGATCGGGTCCGCAACCGGCACACCCTGGTGTGTAAGCGGTTCGGCGTCGACGACGTGTCGGTGGGGATCGACGGTGACGATCCCCCGCCGCGGCCGGCG is part of the Halorubrum aethiopicum genome and encodes:
- a CDS encoding DUF7554 family protein, with product MTRAEIDVDDLLKIVLGLAVVWLLLEILGTVLDLTFALLDALPTLIVVVIVVLIALRLADRI
- a CDS encoding Brp/Blh family beta-carotene 15,15'-dioxygenase, yielding MTGLDTTDSVADAPTDSRSDGRTARSLVDRWFARYPAVALAVLLPLGAVTPLFPVEVGVAAFALGTLVVGMAHGAVDHLVPLRAAVGEGAAGGVSLRRSVAAVSVVYAVLGGAVVVAFFLAPVAAFVGFVGLTWLHWGQGDVAALAVAGVDHLPTSAERALTLVVRGGLPMAVPLVSHPGEYRLVAEWVVGLFVADSTAASAAVDPLFAPPTRLTVGAVMVGATLLSLGLGYRRVRAGARRQGWFRDAGETAVLWAWFLLAAPVFAIGVYFAAWHSLRHVGRLLLIDPDAVSALADDARGVRRALFGFARDAAPLTLGGFLVVGGVGLAVPSGVAGAGDVLAVSLVAIAALTLPHVVVVAWLDAREGVWRPGS
- the serB gene encoding phosphoserine phosphatase SerB is translated as MSLVAFDFDGTLSDSEMTVLLAERAGVADEVAEITERAMNDEISYAESLYSRAELLGGLDEAAASEAFDAVRIRPGAARLIARLRADGHHVAVLTGGFERGVERALEREGVEVDTILANRLPMADGKLTGEAEGPLIEGTKDDALEDLAADLGVPMASTVAVGDGANDLPMLEVAGLSVGFVPKPAVRPACDAVVASMYRLGKVLEGHGVLSESE
- a CDS encoding lycopene cyclase domain-containing protein encodes the protein MIPTPTYLQFHLVFSLPALAALWALAPRYSGSRRRAAAGIAVLVGIAYAYTTPWIAYMIRRGAWSYADGAVLVRALSIPLGEYLFFTIQTLLVAFALHRIGFDPTYREGDLDRRPRVAGVLVGVAALVVGLWLVSLDASFLYLGGLLAWVGPVIALQWAVGGGRLARAPRPWLAATFLPAAYLWVADRVAIGLGTWRIAPEFTTGVAVLGLPIEEACFFVAAGLMAANGLVLFEWVLDRNDRRIAAARERHGDAIDRTLGAIDPLEPTESIDPLEPAEPLDPLEPLEPTDTGVDPADLDSGR